Within Vallitalea okinawensis, the genomic segment AATTGACCAGTTGGCACTTGTGAGAGTATATGAAGTATATTCAGTTGTGTATAGGATAAATTCATTGGCCGTAGGCAACGATCTACTCTAACATTTTGTTCCTGTGCAATGCATTGGAGTAGCCCCATCACTTTATGTTCTAGTTTCATATCTGAATGTATAATTAATTCCTTTTTCGCCATAGTCAACCACACTTTCTTCAAGTCTCAGCAATTTAAATTCGTTATTTTATACTAATGTTACAGTATTTCGAAAGTGATGTCAAATATGCTAAAAGAATGCTTTTCTCTATCATTAGCAAATAAACTCATCTATTAATCTTCTATTTTCATATAACGCACAACCACCTTCTGCTTCTGTTAACAGATGATGATTTTCTCTTATTTTTTGGAGCATTCTAGATTTTAATGCAACTTTCAAAGATACCTCTTTTAAACTCACATCAGAAATTGGAGCAAAAGGGCACGCCTCTAAATTACCAGTACTACTTATATGTAAAAACCCTCTACCTGCCGCTAAACATCCACCAAAGTATTCCTCGTCTCCCGGTAAAGGAATAGCTAACATAGAGTAGTTTTTACTCATCGTTTTCATCTGTGTAATCAAATCTTCTTTTTGTTTTAGACTTAGACATAACTCTTTATCGCCATTACAGGGTACATACTCGATAAAGAATACTGCTCTACAACCTCTTTTTTCTAGATTGCATAGATAAGTATCATTAATAACCATGTCAAAATTCTGACTGGTTAATGTAATTGAAGAACCAAATACTATTTTGTTTTCATCAAGCTTCTCCATAACTGACATAACATTATTGTATACACCTTTACCACGTCTTGCATCTGTAGCTTCTTCATCACCTTCTAAACTGAATGCTAATACTAAGTTTTTAATGTTTTTCAATTGTTCTATTTTTTTATCATCAACTAGCAGTCCATTTGTAAACATGACAAAGAGTGTATCAGAATATTTTTTAGGAATATCTAAAATGTTTTTCTTAATTAGTGGCTCCCCACCAGCTATCATGACAATACTTACACCTAAATCGATTCCTTCTTGGACTATACGATCTATATCTTCTACAGTCATTTCATCTTCTTTGACTCTATTCTGAGTACAAGCATAACAACCTGCACAGGTTAAGTTACAATCATTTGTAACACTCGTAATCAGTATTGGTGGTACAGTAAGATCATCACTTTCTACTAGTTCAGTTCTTATTTTTTCTTGTCGCTTCAGTTTTGCAGCAACTTTTGCGTATGCTTTTAAATAATTAGATCTACCTGCTAAAAATTTTCTATTCTCCATTAAATTTTTACTTATTGCATTGTTAAACAGTTTTATACCATCCATTTAATCTGCCTCCTTTTATAATGCTCGATTAAACTATACTTCTAACTTTAGCCTACCAGAAAATTGAGTTTGACACGCTAATCTATAACCTTCTTTTATACCCGATTGCCCTATTTTTTTAATTTCTTTTTCTGTCGGTCGAGATACATTGCCATCTATTACTTTTACTAAACATCTACCACATATCCCTCTTTTACAGAATGATTTAATTTTTATGTTTTGCTCTTTAGCAATTTTTAATATAGTCTCTCTATTATTACTTGTTAACGTCACAACATTACCTTTCATCTTCTTGCCTCCTAATATATTTATATTTTAGCATAATTATTAATGATTTATATAAATTTTATAAATTCAGTTATAAGTAAAACTTATTTTAAATATATACTTTTGGTTCTTTTCTTCTATCACGATACTGCACAACATTATTAACAGATTTAATCATCGTTTGACTTGCTGATTTTATAGCCTTTTTGGGGCATACATTAGCACATCCATAACATCCAATACACTTGCTTCTATCAAATTCAATCTCATCATTTAACGTAATAGCTTCTACAGGACAGTGTTTAACACATTTACGACATTTTATACAAGCATCTGATACAGATAACTCATTCATGGAGTAAGGAAGTTTTCCTCCTATTCCAGGTGCTGCAGATATGAGAGCACATTTAATAGTAGAGAATGTCCCTTCATCAGGCCAGTCGATTTTAAGTTTAGTATTAAAGCTATAATCTTTTCTAACAACAACCTTTCTATATATATCTTCACCAAACTTAATTTGTACTTTTTCATCCTTTACATCAGGTCTACCTGTAGCAACCTTTGATGTGAATGAATATTGACCTATAAAGCCTCCTCCTGCTACCATTTTAAAACCTCTTGCTTCCATTGCCTTTTTTAGTACAATAAGACCTTTACCAAAGTAACCATTACCACATGTAACTGCCCCCACAAATGGAGTATCATTACCATTTAATGAGCTAATAATCTCACTTGGAAGACCAAATAGTTTACTGGCTGTAGGCATACCAATTATGATTAAATCATTCTTTGTAAAGTTATAGGTTTTTTCTCTATTCTCTCGTCTTAACATGTCATGTTCTATAACTTCAACATTCTTAATTCCTTTTGCAATATTCT encodes:
- a CDS encoding radical SAM protein, coding for MDGIKLFNNAISKNLMENRKFLAGRSNYLKAYAKVAAKLKRQEKIRTELVESDDLTVPPILITSVTNDCNLTCAGCYACTQNRVKEDEMTVEDIDRIVQEGIDLGVSIVMIAGGEPLIKKNILDIPKKYSDTLFVMFTNGLLVDDKKIEQLKNIKNLVLAFSLEGDEEATDARRGKGVYNNVMSVMEKLDENKIVFGSSITLTSQNFDMVINDTYLCNLEKRGCRAVFFIEYVPCNGDKELCLSLKQKEDLITQMKTMSKNYSMLAIPLPGDEEYFGGCLAAGRGFLHISSTGNLEACPFAPISDVSLKEVSLKVALKSRMLQKIRENHHLLTEAEGGCALYENRRLIDEFIC
- a CDS encoding EFR1 family ferrodoxin (N-terminal region resembles flavodoxins. C-terminal ferrodoxin region binds two 4Fe-4S clusters.), translating into MKVHLVYFSPGGTTKKTVKNIAKGIKNVEVIEHDMLRRENREKTYNFTKNDLIIIGMPTASKLFGLPSEIISSLNGNDTPFVGAVTCGNGYFGKGLIVLKKAMEARGFKMVAGGGFIGQYSFTSKVATGRPDVKDEKVQIKFGEDIYRKVVVRKDYSFNTKLKIDWPDEGTFSTIKCALISAAPGIGGKLPYSMNELSVSDACIKCRKCVKHCPVEAITLNDEIEFDRSKCIGCYGCANVCPKKAIKSASQTMIKSVNNVVQYRDRRKEPKVYI
- a CDS encoding 2Fe-2S iron-sulfur cluster-binding protein; translated protein: MKGNVVTLTSNNRETILKIAKEQNIKIKSFCKRGICGRCLVKVIDGNVSRPTEKEIKKIGQSGIKEGYRLACQTQFSGRLKLEV